In Perca fluviatilis chromosome 18, GENO_Pfluv_1.0, whole genome shotgun sequence, one genomic interval encodes:
- the LOC120546550 gene encoding neuroendocrine protein 7B2, with protein sequence MTEMGSAAVRLSLLGFLLCLHVGRAPARSPRTADQVSEADIQRLLHGVMEQLGIARPRVEYPAHQATNIVGPQSIQGGAHEGLQHLGPFGNIPNIVAELTGDNVPKDFSEDHGYPDPPNPCPLGKTAADGCLENAPDTAEFSREFQKHQHLFDPEHDYPALAKWNKELLYQKLKGGPKRRKRSVNPYLMGQRLDNVVAKKSVPHFSEEEEEEAPIASAASKSTT encoded by the exons ATGACAGAAATGGGCTCGGCGGCGGTTCGGTTATCGTTGCTCGGCTTCCTCCTGTGCCTGCATGTCGGCAGAGCTCCAGCCCGCAGCCCCCGCACGGCGGACCAGGTGTCTGAGGCCGACATCCAGCGGCTCCTGCACGGCGTCATGGAGCAGCTGGGCATCGCACGGCCCAGGGTGGAGTATCCCGCACATCAGGCCACAAACATTGTCGGGCCTCAGAGCATACAGG GTGGTGCTCACGAGGGGCTGCAGCACCTCGGCCCCTTTGGCAACATCCCCAACATTGTGGCCGAGCTGACCGGCGACAACGTTCCCAAAGACTTCAGTGAAGATCACGGGTACCCAGACCCTCCGAACCCCTGTCCCCTGGGAAAGACCG CAGCAGACGGCTGTTTGGAAAACGCTCCGGACACAGCCGAGTTCAGCAGAGAGTTTCAAAAACACCAGCACCTATTTGACCCAGAGCACGACTACCCGGCCCTGGCGAAGTGG AACAAGGAGCTTTTGTACCAAAAACTGAAGGGAGGAccgaaaagaagaaaaagg AGTGTCAACCCATATCTAATGGGCCAGCGGCTGGACAACGTGGTCGCCAAAAAATCTGTTCCTCACTTctctgaggaagaggaggaagaggcacCGATCGCCTCTGCTGCCAGCAAATCCACCACCTAA
- the grem1a gene encoding gremlin-1a: MMKTQSVLISAAVLALLLCPLRSTDAATFQGAFPHPNKYNPNESDRCQQPALSGLISRGMGSVTPTDEVLESSQEALHVTERRYLRLDWCKTQPLKQTIQEEGCLSRTILNRFCYGQCNSFYIPRHNYQDGDAFQSCSACKPKTFSTITYTLFCPGQTPSTRKKRIQRVKQCRCTTIDTD; the protein is encoded by the coding sequence ATGATGAAGACACAATCGGTTCTGATCTCTGCAGCAGTTTTGgcactgctgctctgcccgctTAGGAGCACAGATGCTGCCACCTTTCAAGGCGCGTTCCCACacccaaacaaatacaacccaAACGAATCGGATAGATGTCAACAACCTGCCCTCAGTGGACTAATTTCCCGTGGAATGGGGTCTGTAACCCCAACCGACGAAGTGCTAGAGTCCAGTCAGGAGGCGCTGCACGTCACGGAGCGGCGCTACCTGCGGCTTGACTGGTGCAAGACGCAGCCGCTCAAGCAGACCATCCAAGAGGAGGGCTGCCTGAGCCGCACCATCCTCAACCGGTTTTGCTATGGACAATGCAACTCCTTTTACATCCCGAGGCACAATTACCAGGACGGAGACGCCTTTCAGTCCTGCTCTGCCTGCAAACCCAAAACCTTCAGCACCATCACTTACACCCTCTTCTGCCCGGGTCAGACACCCAGCACCAGGAAGAAACGGATCCAGCGCGTAAAGCAGTGCCGCTGCACAACAATAGATACGGATTAG